In the Geobacter sp. FeAm09 genome, one interval contains:
- a CDS encoding MFS transporter, with product MPHKPRLFAIGDINAFFGLMLDNMSGLVVMSAILTGAFGMPREIVLYRMLPGSAMGVLVGDLLYSFMAWRLARRTGRSDVTAMPLGLDTPSTFGLAFGVIGPCYLASRDASFTWQVAMGVIVLMGIFKIAVSFCGPALRRAIPRAGLLGSIAAVALLLIAYLPFLKLFASPVVGFLSLGIVFISLLARFRLPLRMPGALAGILCGTVAYYLLGAFDLLPGAGQAILPPFDPSFHLPLPTLAFVPGLTQALAYLPLAIPFALATVVGGVDVAESAAVAGDDYNTRDVLLVEGIATLVAGVCGGVIQSCPYIGHPAYKEMGGRSGYTIATALFIGLGGIVGYLSFFVNLLPEAAVAPILIFIGVEITAQAFEATPHRHYRAIAISFVPAIACLVSIQYGRMLGGLGKSGADLSGDLLATYTATTLLGNGFIVTSLLWGAAFSHVLDHRPGRAALYLVVCALCSLCGVIHSPLASGALFSPLSPPAPIVWHLAAGYGAMALAFGVLEWVRKPHPLPSGEVVSQ from the coding sequence ATGCCGCACAAGCCACGCCTGTTCGCCATCGGCGATATCAATGCCTTTTTCGGCCTGATGCTGGACAACATGTCGGGCCTGGTCGTCATGAGCGCCATCCTGACCGGCGCCTTCGGCATGCCGCGGGAGATCGTGCTCTACCGCATGCTGCCCGGCAGCGCCATGGGGGTCCTGGTGGGCGACCTCCTGTACTCCTTCATGGCGTGGCGCCTGGCCCGGCGCACCGGACGGTCGGACGTGACCGCCATGCCCCTGGGGCTGGATACTCCGTCCACCTTCGGCCTGGCCTTTGGCGTCATCGGCCCCTGCTACCTGGCCAGCAGGGATGCCTCTTTCACCTGGCAGGTGGCCATGGGGGTCATCGTCCTGATGGGAATCTTCAAGATTGCGGTTTCCTTTTGCGGGCCGGCCCTGCGCCGCGCCATTCCCCGGGCCGGCCTGCTGGGGAGCATCGCCGCCGTGGCGCTGCTTTTGATCGCCTACCTGCCGTTTCTCAAGCTGTTCGCCTCGCCGGTGGTCGGTTTCCTCTCCCTCGGGATCGTTTTCATCTCGCTTCTGGCCCGGTTCCGGCTCCCACTGCGCATGCCGGGAGCGCTGGCGGGCATCCTGTGCGGCACGGTTGCCTATTATCTTCTGGGCGCCTTTGATCTGCTCCCCGGTGCGGGCCAGGCCATCCTCCCGCCGTTTGACCCCTCCTTTCACCTGCCGTTGCCGACCCTGGCATTCGTACCCGGCCTGACGCAGGCCCTGGCCTACTTGCCGCTGGCGATCCCCTTTGCCCTCGCCACGGTGGTCGGCGGGGTGGATGTCGCGGAGAGCGCGGCCGTGGCCGGCGACGACTACAATACCCGGGACGTGCTCCTGGTGGAAGGGATTGCCACCCTGGTGGCCGGCGTCTGCGGCGGCGTGATCCAGTCCTGCCCCTATATCGGCCATCCGGCCTACAAGGAGATGGGCGGGCGCTCCGGCTACACCATCGCCACGGCACTGTTCATCGGCCTGGGGGGGATCGTGGGCTACCTGTCGTTCTTCGTTAATCTTCTGCCCGAGGCGGCGGTGGCGCCGATCCTGATCTTCATCGGGGTCGAGATCACCGCCCAGGCCTTTGAGGCCACCCCGCACCGGCACTACCGGGCCATTGCCATCTCCTTTGTCCCGGCAATCGCCTGTCTCGTGTCGATCCAGTACGGCCGGATGCTGGGCGGGCTGGGCAAGAGCGGCGCCGATCTGTCGGGGGACCTGCTGGCGACCTATACCGCCACGACCCTTTTGGGGAACGGTTTTATCGTCACGTCGTTGCTCTGGGGGGCCGCCTTTTCCCATGTCCTGGACCATCGGCCGGGTCGGGCAGCGCTCTATCTCGTCGTCTGCGCCCTCTGCTCCCTGTGCGGGGTGATCCACTCGCCGCTCGCTTCGGGGGCGCTCTTTTCGCCCCTGTCGCCCCCTGCGCCGATCGTCTGGCATCTGGCCGCCGGTTACGGGGCGATGGCCCTGGCCTTCGGGGTGCTGGAATGGGTGCGCAAACCCCACCCCTTGCCATCCGGTGAAGTTGTGTCACAATAA
- a CDS encoding NAD(P)H-binding protein encodes MEIQHNVVLITGATGFIGRRLSRSLLERGCNVRCMVRGAVAGIPDAAEVVRADMLAPSSLARALEGIDSVYYLVHSMAGGRAGFERRDREAAGNFVRAADKAGVRRVIYLGGLGETGDTLSEHLKSRREVAGILASGHFAMTFLRAAVIIGAGGASFEMVRALVNRLPVMITPRWVSTRCQPIAVDDVIAYLGGCLADERTAGRTFDIGGPEVLTYREMMERFARMAGRTIHILPVPVLTPKLSSYWVGLITPVPPSVSMPLIEGLGNEVVCREDAIRELIPLPLTSYDEAVRRALAENKR; translated from the coding sequence ATGGAGATCCAGCACAATGTCGTCCTCATAACCGGTGCGACCGGATTCATCGGTCGCCGGCTTTCCAGGAGCCTGCTTGAGCGGGGCTGCAATGTGCGCTGCATGGTGCGGGGGGCCGTCGCGGGCATTCCCGACGCCGCCGAGGTCGTGCGGGCCGACATGCTGGCGCCGTCGTCGCTGGCGCGGGCCCTGGAAGGGATCGACAGCGTCTATTACCTGGTGCATTCCATGGCGGGAGGGCGCGCCGGCTTCGAGCGCCGGGACCGGGAGGCGGCCGGCAATTTTGTGCGGGCCGCCGACAAGGCTGGGGTGCGGCGGGTGATCTATCTGGGGGGGTTGGGGGAAACCGGCGATACCCTGTCGGAACATCTCAAGAGCCGCCGGGAAGTAGCCGGGATTCTGGCCTCCGGGCATTTTGCCATGACCTTTCTGCGGGCCGCGGTAATTATCGGAGCGGGCGGGGCCTCGTTCGAAATGGTCCGGGCGCTGGTGAACCGCTTGCCGGTGATGATTACCCCGCGTTGGGTTTCGACCCGTTGCCAGCCTATCGCCGTGGATGACGTGATCGCCTATCTGGGTGGCTGTCTGGCGGATGAACGCACCGCCGGGCGAACCTTCGACATCGGCGGTCCAGAGGTGCTGACCTACCGGGAGATGATGGAGCGCTTTGCCCGCATGGCGGGGCGAACCATCCATATTCTGCCGGTGCCGGTGCTCACCCCGAAACTTTCGTCCTACTGGGTCGGACTGATTACGCCGGTACCCCCCTCGGTCTCCATGCCGCTCATCGAAGGGTTGGGCAACGAGGTGGTCTGCCGCGAAGACGCCATCCGCGAACTGATTCCGCTGCCCCTTACCTCCTACGACGAGGCGGTGCGCCGGGCGTTGGCCGAAAACAAGCGATAG
- the elbB gene encoding isoprenoid biosynthesis glyoxalase ElbB — translation MKKIGVVLSGCGVRDGSEIHEAVFALLAIDRNGAEAVCMAPNADFPETNHLTMQETGNKRNALVEAARIARGNIRDIGEIRAADLDAVVLPGGFGAVKNLCDFAAKGAGATVHPEVARLLREMAAAGKPIGAICIAPAVVAAVLGKDKAPTLTIGNDAGTAAEIEKTGARHQECPVTEFVVDRTNRIVSTPAYMLARRISETYEGIDKCVKEVIALL, via the coding sequence ATGAAAAAGATCGGTGTGGTGCTTTCGGGATGCGGCGTGCGCGACGGCAGCGAGATCCATGAGGCGGTCTTTGCCCTCCTGGCCATTGACCGGAACGGGGCCGAGGCGGTCTGCATGGCGCCCAATGCCGATTTCCCCGAAACCAATCACCTGACCATGCAGGAAACCGGGAACAAGCGCAACGCGCTGGTGGAGGCCGCCCGCATTGCCCGCGGCAATATCCGCGACATCGGCGAGATACGAGCCGCCGACCTGGACGCCGTGGTCCTTCCCGGCGGGTTCGGGGCGGTCAAGAACCTGTGCGACTTTGCCGCCAAGGGGGCGGGGGCCACGGTCCACCCCGAGGTGGCCCGCCTGCTCCGGGAGATGGCGGCGGCGGGCAAGCCGATCGGCGCCATCTGCATCGCCCCGGCCGTTGTGGCGGCGGTGCTGGGCAAGGACAAGGCGCCGACCCTGACCATCGGCAATGATGCGGGCACTGCTGCAGAGATCGAAAAGACCGGCGCCCGGCACCAGGAGTGCCCGGTCACCGAATTCGTCGTGGACCGCACGAACAGGATCGTGTCCACCCCGGCCTACATGCTGGCCCGGCGTATCTCGGAGACGTACGAGGGGATCGACAAATGCGTCAAGGAAGTGATTGCATTGCTGTGA
- a CDS encoding M48 family metallopeptidase: protein MKLALFILFALVTAFTYWLRHINLRHLRRYGSAVPEGFEGDIDGDKLRASTAYTLDSSRLGLWESLFDNGLVLLFLFGGLIVTYDRLVMGFGGGAITSAILYFLLLTWLQTLLGIPFDLFGTFRIETRYGFNTTTPRLWLMDFFKSQAIGALLLTVLVAVAFRLIQWSPHRWWIWVWAFMALFSLFMMFISPYVIEPLFNKFEPVTEEGLEAEIRAMMEKAGLRVGRVMQMDASRRSRHSNAYFTGIGKVKRIVLFDTLIKQMTHGEIVAVLAHEIGHWKKGHIWKRLVTAELLALGGAWISFRLLTWPPLPGLLGFDGDLSLPSRMVIVGFIGSLALFPVTPLSAWRSRCHEREADRFATDLTGRPQDLASALVKLSAENLSNLFPHPWYAAFYYSHPPAVERVRTLRNAIPGAGSGDRAP from the coding sequence ATGAAATTGGCCCTGTTCATCCTGTTCGCCCTGGTCACCGCTTTCACCTACTGGTTGCGTCACATCAACCTGCGTCACCTGAGGCGGTACGGCTCGGCCGTGCCCGAGGGGTTCGAGGGGGATATCGACGGGGACAAACTGCGGGCCAGCACCGCCTATACTCTCGACAGCAGCCGGCTTGGGCTGTGGGAGTCGCTGTTCGACAATGGGCTTGTGCTCCTGTTCCTGTTTGGCGGCCTGATCGTGACGTATGACCGATTGGTCATGGGTTTCGGCGGGGGCGCCATCACCTCGGCCATCCTCTATTTTCTTCTCCTGACCTGGCTCCAGACCCTGCTGGGCATCCCGTTCGACCTGTTCGGCACCTTCCGTATCGAGACCCGTTACGGTTTCAATACGACTACGCCGCGGTTGTGGCTTATGGATTTTTTCAAGTCCCAGGCCATTGGCGCCCTCCTGTTGACCGTGCTGGTCGCCGTGGCCTTCCGGCTGATCCAATGGAGTCCGCACCGCTGGTGGATCTGGGTGTGGGCCTTCATGGCCCTGTTCAGCCTGTTCATGATGTTTATCTCCCCCTATGTGATCGAACCGCTGTTCAACAAGTTCGAGCCGGTCACCGAGGAGGGGTTGGAGGCGGAGATCCGTGCCATGATGGAGAAAGCGGGACTTAGGGTGGGGCGGGTGATGCAGATGGACGCCTCCCGGCGCAGCAGGCATTCCAACGCCTACTTTACCGGCATCGGCAAGGTCAAGCGCATCGTGCTGTTCGACACGCTCATCAAACAGATGACCCACGGCGAGATCGTGGCGGTGCTGGCCCACGAAATCGGCCACTGGAAGAAGGGGCATATCTGGAAACGGCTGGTGACGGCGGAACTGCTGGCCCTTGGCGGGGCATGGATCAGTTTCAGGCTGCTCACCTGGCCCCCCCTGCCCGGCCTCCTGGGGTTTGATGGCGACCTTTCCCTGCCGTCCCGCATGGTCATCGTGGGCTTTATCGGTTCATTGGCGCTGTTCCCCGTGACCCCGCTTTCGGCGTGGCGCTCCCGGTGCCACGAACGGGAAGCTGACCGCTTCGCCACCGACCTGACCGGCCGTCCCCAGGACCTGGCCTCGGCCTTGGTCAAGTTGTCGGCCGAGAATCTCTCCAACCTTTTCCCTCATCCCTGGTATGCCGCGTTCTACTATTCCCATCCGCCGGCCGTGGAACGGGTCCGGACGCTGCGGAACGCAATCCCCGGGGCCGGCAGCGGAGACCGGGCCCCCTGA
- a CDS encoding TetR/AcrR family transcriptional regulator, producing MSCKRDDIFNAARKLIVECGFHGASVSLIADRAGVGAGTIYLYFKSKDILINELYRDIEQRVSAFILKSYPERGPIRERFIHLGMRLMTYFIANPLDFRYGEQYYNSPYGMAYRRDRIMGEPGKRTIYNELFEQGIAQQVLKDLPFFVIDSLAFGPLLAVMRDHILGFIDLDGHLIEEVVAASWDSVRR from the coding sequence ATGTCCTGCAAGCGTGACGACATTTTTAATGCAGCACGAAAGCTCATCGTCGAATGCGGCTTCCATGGGGCCTCGGTATCCCTGATCGCGGACCGGGCCGGGGTCGGCGCCGGCACGATCTATCTCTACTTCAAGAGCAAAGACATCCTCATCAACGAGCTTTACCGGGATATCGAGCAACGGGTGTCGGCCTTCATCCTCAAGAGCTATCCGGAACGGGGCCCCATCAGGGAGCGGTTCATCCATCTCGGGATGCGGCTCATGACGTACTTTATCGCCAATCCCCTCGATTTTCGCTACGGGGAGCAATATTACAACTCTCCCTACGGCATGGCCTATCGGCGGGACAGAATAATGGGCGAGCCGGGCAAGCGTACCATATATAACGAATTGTTCGAACAGGGCATTGCCCAGCAGGTCCTGAAAGACCTGCCGTTCTTTGTCATCGATTCGCTGGCGTTCGGTCCGCTGCTCGCGGTGATGCGCGACCATATCCTCGGGTTTATCGACCTGGACGGGCACCTCATAGAGGAGGTCGTCGCCGCAAGTTGGGATTCCGTACGGCGTTAG
- a CDS encoding efflux RND transporter periplasmic adaptor subunit: MQNNVRIMLITLMGVLVGGLLLTGCGKKQAAGGAAAAQAAPPEVGVVNIQPQHVALTTELPGRTAATLVAEVRPQVNGIIQKRIFTEGSDVKAGQVLYQIDPATYQAAYASAKAALAKAEASLVSVRLKAERYKELVKIKAVSQQDYDDADAALRQGEADVAANKAAVETARINLAYTKVTAPISGRIGRSSVTAGTLVTANQTTALATVQQLSTMYVDVTQSSADLLRLKQSLASGILKSNTATQARVKLMMEDGSAYPLPGTLKFSEVTVDQSTGSVTLRAVFPNPKQTLLPGMFVRAILEEGINENAILVPQRGVTRNQKGEATVMAVGAGEKVEQRVIKVARTVGENWLVSDGLKAGDRVILEGLQKARPGTPVKAVPFGSTPAAAPAGAPQPAAAKK, encoded by the coding sequence ATGCAAAACAATGTAAGAATCATGCTGATTACCCTCATGGGGGTTTTGGTTGGCGGGCTGCTGCTGACGGGCTGCGGGAAAAAGCAGGCTGCCGGTGGTGCGGCAGCAGCACAGGCCGCTCCCCCCGAAGTGGGTGTGGTGAACATTCAACCGCAGCATGTTGCCCTGACCACGGAATTGCCGGGGCGTACCGCGGCCACCCTGGTTGCCGAAGTCCGCCCCCAGGTCAACGGGATCATTCAGAAACGGATTTTTACCGAGGGGAGCGATGTCAAGGCCGGCCAGGTACTCTACCAGATCGACCCGGCGACCTATCAGGCGGCCTACGCCAGCGCCAAGGCGGCGCTTGCCAAGGCGGAAGCCAGCCTCGTGAGCGTCCGGCTGAAGGCGGAACGCTATAAGGAACTGGTCAAGATCAAGGCGGTCAGCCAGCAGGACTACGATGACGCCGATGCCGCGCTCAGGCAGGGAGAGGCCGATGTGGCCGCCAACAAGGCCGCGGTGGAAACCGCCCGCATCAATCTGGCCTATACCAAGGTGACGGCCCCCATCTCCGGGCGCATCGGCCGCTCCAGCGTGACCGCCGGGACGCTGGTGACCGCAAATCAGACCACGGCACTGGCCACCGTCCAGCAGTTGAGCACCATGTATGTGGACGTAACCCAGTCCAGCGCCGACCTGCTGCGCCTGAAACAGAGCCTGGCCAGCGGCATCCTGAAAAGCAACACGGCAACCCAGGCCCGGGTCAAACTGATGATGGAGGACGGCAGCGCCTACCCGTTGCCCGGCACCCTGAAATTTTCGGAAGTCACCGTAGACCAGAGCACCGGCTCCGTCACCTTGCGGGCGGTCTTCCCGAACCCGAAACAGACGCTGCTGCCGGGCATGTTTGTCCGCGCCATCCTGGAGGAAGGGATCAACGAAAACGCCATCCTGGTCCCGCAACGCGGCGTGACCCGCAATCAGAAGGGCGAAGCCACGGTCATGGCCGTTGGAGCGGGAGAAAAGGTGGAGCAGCGGGTCATCAAGGTCGCCCGGACCGTCGGCGAGAACTGGCTGGTCAGCGATGGTCTCAAGGCGGGTGACCGCGTCATTCTGGAAGGGCTGCAGAAGGCGCGTCCGGGAACACCGGTCAAGGCCGTTCCCTTCGGCAGCACGCCGGCCGCGGCCCCCGCCGGAGCGCCCCAACCCGCCGCAGCAAAAAAATAA
- a CDS encoding efflux RND transporter permease subunit, with the protein MPRFFINRPIFAWVIAIMIMLAGLLAIKMLPVSQYPPIAPPQITINATYPGASAQTVQDTVTQVVEQKLNGIDNLIYMSSTSDSAGAVAINLTFKAGTDPNIAQVQVQNKLQLATPLLPQVVQKQGISVVKSTRNYLILVGLTTEDGSMDRYALTDYLVSNVQDIVSRLEGVGELQVFGSQNAMRIWLNPAKLNNYKLTSTDVSNAVTAQNAQVSAGQFGGTPSVQGQQLNATITARTLLQTPEQFGEIILRTNSDGSTVKLKDVAECKIGTESYDINGFYKGKPVGMMAIRLAAGANALDTATRIKTKMEELSKFFPAGVKVVYPYDTTPFVKISIEEVVKTLVEAVFLVFVIMFIFLQNIRATLIPTIAVPVVLLGTFGVLAVCGFSINTLTMFALVIVIGLLVDDAIVVVENVERIMSEEGLSPKEATIKSMGQITGALWGIVTVLTAVFTPMAFFGGSTGVIYRQFSITIVSAMLLSVLLAMTLTPALCATLLKPVAKGHSAGESGWFKGFFRLFNSWFDRRREQYEGIVGRSFGKPVRYLLVYGAIVACMVVLFLRLPTAFLPDEDQGFIICQIQLPAGATEERTIQVIRQIEKHFNDVEQKTVESVVTVAGISFAGRGQNMGLAFVKLKDWKLRQSPDLKAPAIAGRAMGAFSQIKDGLAFAISPPAVIELGQANGFDFMLQDRSGVGHEKLMEARNQLLGMAAKNPKLVAVRPNGQDDSPQFKLDIDDVRAGALGIALTDVNSVLSTAWGSSYVNDFIENGRVKKVYLQSDARYRMVPEDINTWYVTNKNGEMVPFSAFATARWQYGSPRLERYNGISSVEIQGNAATGVSTGTAMAEMEKMAAKLPPGIGYEWTGLSYEEKQAGAQAPALYAISLLVVFLSVAALYESWTIPFVNLLMLPLGLVGAVTAVSLRVLPNDIYLQIGLLTTVGLSTKNAILIIQFIKSEMHQGLGLVEATLAAVKIRLRPVLMTSLAFFFGTLPLALTKGAGAGAQNAIGTAVTGGLLSATFIDLIFIPFFFVLVSRLFGKKQYHLPSPEPDVAAKPSEVN; encoded by the coding sequence ATGCCTCGTTTTTTCATCAATCGCCCGATCTTTGCCTGGGTGATCGCCATCATGATCATGCTGGCGGGCCTCCTGGCAATCAAGATGTTGCCGGTCTCCCAGTATCCGCCGATTGCGCCGCCGCAGATCACCATCAACGCCACCTACCCGGGGGCCTCGGCCCAGACGGTGCAGGATACGGTTACCCAGGTCGTCGAACAGAAGCTGAACGGCATCGACAACCTGATCTATATGTCGTCCACCAGCGACTCCGCCGGAGCCGTCGCCATCAACCTGACCTTCAAGGCCGGCACCGACCCGAATATCGCCCAGGTGCAGGTGCAGAACAAGCTGCAACTGGCCACCCCGCTTCTGCCCCAGGTCGTGCAAAAACAGGGGATTTCGGTGGTCAAGTCCACGAGGAACTACCTGATTCTGGTCGGGCTTACCACCGAGGACGGCTCCATGGACCGCTACGCCCTGACCGACTACCTGGTGTCCAATGTGCAGGATATCGTCAGCCGGCTCGAGGGGGTGGGTGAATTGCAGGTGTTCGGTTCCCAGAACGCCATGCGCATCTGGCTGAACCCGGCCAAGCTGAACAACTACAAGCTGACCTCCACTGATGTGAGCAACGCGGTCACGGCCCAGAACGCCCAGGTTTCGGCCGGGCAGTTCGGCGGCACCCCCTCCGTGCAGGGGCAGCAGTTGAACGCCACCATCACCGCCCGGACCCTGCTCCAGACCCCGGAGCAGTTCGGGGAGATCATCCTGCGCACCAACAGCGACGGTTCCACGGTCAAGCTGAAGGACGTGGCCGAGTGCAAGATCGGCACGGAAAGCTATGATATCAACGGTTTCTACAAAGGAAAGCCGGTAGGCATGATGGCCATCAGGCTGGCCGCCGGCGCCAACGCGCTGGACACGGCCACCCGCATCAAGACGAAGATGGAGGAGCTGTCCAAGTTTTTCCCCGCCGGCGTCAAGGTGGTGTACCCTTACGACACCACCCCCTTTGTGAAGATTTCCATCGAAGAGGTGGTCAAGACCCTGGTTGAAGCGGTCTTCCTGGTCTTCGTCATCATGTTCATCTTCCTGCAGAACATCCGGGCGACGCTGATCCCCACCATCGCGGTGCCGGTAGTGCTCCTGGGTACCTTCGGGGTGCTGGCGGTCTGCGGTTTCTCCATCAACACCCTCACCATGTTCGCCCTGGTCATTGTCATCGGCCTTCTGGTGGACGACGCCATCGTCGTGGTCGAGAACGTGGAACGCATCATGAGCGAAGAGGGGTTGTCTCCCAAGGAGGCGACCATCAAGTCCATGGGGCAGATCACCGGCGCCCTCTGGGGGATCGTCACCGTGCTGACGGCGGTCTTTACGCCCATGGCCTTTTTCGGCGGCTCCACCGGCGTCATCTACCGCCAGTTCTCCATTACCATCGTCTCCGCCATGCTCCTCTCGGTGCTGCTGGCCATGACCCTCACCCCGGCCCTCTGCGCCACCCTGCTCAAGCCGGTGGCGAAGGGACATAGCGCGGGCGAATCCGGCTGGTTCAAGGGGTTCTTCCGCCTGTTCAACAGCTGGTTTGACCGCCGCAGGGAACAGTACGAGGGGATCGTGGGCCGCTCCTTCGGCAAGCCGGTGCGCTATCTGCTGGTGTACGGTGCGATCGTCGCCTGCATGGTCGTCCTCTTCCTGCGCCTGCCGACCGCCTTCCTGCCGGATGAGGACCAGGGGTTCATCATCTGCCAGATTCAGTTGCCGGCGGGTGCTACGGAGGAGCGGACCATCCAGGTCATACGGCAGATCGAAAAGCACTTCAATGACGTAGAACAGAAGACGGTGGAGTCGGTGGTTACGGTGGCGGGCATCAGCTTTGCCGGCCGCGGCCAGAATATGGGACTTGCCTTCGTGAAGCTCAAGGACTGGAAGCTCCGTCAGTCCCCCGACCTGAAGGCGCCGGCCATTGCGGGGCGGGCCATGGGGGCCTTCTCCCAGATCAAGGACGGCCTGGCGTTTGCCATCTCCCCTCCCGCGGTTATCGAGCTGGGACAGGCCAACGGTTTCGACTTCATGCTCCAGGACCGTAGCGGGGTGGGCCACGAAAAGCTGATGGAGGCCCGGAACCAGCTTTTGGGCATGGCCGCGAAGAACCCGAAACTGGTCGCGGTGCGCCCCAACGGCCAGGACGACTCCCCCCAGTTCAAGCTGGATATCGACGACGTGCGGGCCGGGGCCCTGGGGATTGCCCTCACCGATGTGAACAGCGTGCTGTCCACCGCCTGGGGTAGTTCCTACGTGAACGATTTCATTGAAAACGGGCGGGTCAAGAAGGTCTACCTCCAGTCCGATGCCAGATACCGCATGGTGCCCGAGGACATCAACACCTGGTATGTCACCAACAAAAACGGCGAGATGGTGCCCTTCTCGGCCTTCGCCACCGCCCGCTGGCAGTACGGTTCGCCACGCCTGGAACGGTATAACGGTATTTCCTCCGTGGAGATCCAGGGGAACGCCGCGACCGGGGTGAGCACGGGGACGGCAATGGCCGAGATGGAGAAGATGGCCGCCAAGCTGCCTCCGGGGATCGGCTATGAGTGGACCGGCCTCTCCTACGAGGAGAAGCAGGCGGGTGCCCAGGCGCCGGCGCTTTACGCCATCTCGCTGCTCGTGGTGTTCCTCAGCGTGGCGGCACTGTATGAAAGCTGGACCATCCCGTTCGTCAACCTGCTGATGCTGCCGCTCGGCCTGGTGGGTGCGGTGACGGCGGTCAGCCTGCGGGTGCTCCCCAACGACATCTATCTCCAGATCGGCCTGCTCACCACCGTGGGGCTTTCCACGAAGAACGCCATCCTGATCATCCAGTTCATCAAGAGCGAGATGCACCAGGGGCTGGGATTGGTCGAGGCCACCCTGGCGGCGGTGAAGATCCGGCTCAGGCCGGTCCTCATGACGTCACTGGCGTTCTTTTTCGGCACCCTGCCGCTGGCCCTCACCAAGGGGGCGGGAGCCGGGGCCCAGAACGCCATCGGCACCGCCGTCACCGGCGGGCTTCTTTCGGCAACCTTCATCGACCTGATCTTTATTCCGTTTTTCTTTGTCCTGGTTTCCCGCCTGTTCGGGAAGA